A portion of the Achromobacter sp. MFA1 R4 genome contains these proteins:
- a CDS encoding YoaK family protein, protein MTIPYLRRLTAVSRSPQANRHLAYLLTFTAGAVNAGGFLAVQQYTSHMSGIVSMMADHMALGGIVVVLQGLGALLSFMAGAASSAFLINFGRRSRLASEYALPLLLEAVLLLVFGLLGANLETLRWFYVPGTVMLLCYIMGLQNAMITKVSRSEIRTTHVTGMVTDIGIELGKLFYWNVAKGGAEAMPRVLADRGKLIVLSLMVTLFFVGGVTGAYSFFNFGFGSTWPLALLLMLLAAVPITDDIRHFMHRA, encoded by the coding sequence GTGACCATCCCGTATCTGCGCCGGCTGACGGCCGTCAGCCGCAGCCCGCAAGCCAACCGTCATCTCGCTTACCTGCTGACCTTCACCGCCGGCGCCGTCAACGCCGGCGGCTTCCTGGCCGTCCAGCAGTACACCTCGCACATGTCCGGCATCGTGTCGATGATGGCCGACCACATGGCGCTCGGCGGAATCGTCGTCGTGCTGCAGGGCCTGGGGGCGCTGCTGTCCTTCATGGCGGGGGCGGCCAGTTCGGCTTTTCTCATCAACTTCGGGCGCAGGTCCCGGCTTGCCAGCGAATACGCGCTTCCCCTGTTGCTGGAGGCCGTGCTGCTGCTCGTCTTCGGCCTGCTGGGCGCCAACCTGGAGACGCTGCGCTGGTTCTACGTGCCGGGGACGGTGATGCTGCTGTGCTACATCATGGGCCTGCAGAACGCGATGATCACCAAGGTCTCCCGGTCCGAGATCCGCACCACGCACGTGACGGGCATGGTGACCGACATCGGCATCGAACTGGGCAAGCTGTTTTACTGGAACGTCGCCAAAGGCGGCGCAGAGGCGATGCCGCGCGTGCTGGCCGACCGGGGCAAGCTCATCGTGCTGAGCCTCATGGTCACGCTGTTCTTCGTGGGCGGGGTGACGGGCGCGTATTCGTTCTTCAACTTCGGCTTCGGATCGACCTGGCCGCTGGCGCTCCTGCTGATGCTGCTGGCCGCGGTGCCGATCACGGACGACATCCGGCACTTCATGCATCGCGCATAG
- a CDS encoding NAD(P)H-quinone oxidoreductase, with protein MSLRCTFIDHGKGGAPDCMRIAERDMEAPTGRQVLIEVAYAGVNRPDVLQRSGSYPPPPGASPYLGLEVSGTIVAAGPDVQAWKVGDQVCALTPGGGYAQYCLADERHCLPVPHGMDLLTAAAIPENYFTVWTNVFDRARLAAGEKFLVHGGSSGIGLTAIQLARAFGAEVWTTVGNAQKADACRKAGAHHAVLYRDTDFESAVREGTGGAGVNVILDMVGGAYINRNLRLLALNGRLVQIAFLEGSKAEIDALPIMTKRLQFTGSTLRPRSDEDKGAIAQSLVEKVLPLMAQGKCLPLIHEVFPLAEAARAHALMESSRHIGKIMLQVRP; from the coding sequence ATGTCTTTACGCTGCACATTCATCGACCATGGCAAGGGCGGCGCGCCCGACTGCATGCGCATTGCCGAGCGCGACATGGAAGCGCCCACGGGCCGCCAGGTGCTCATCGAGGTCGCCTACGCCGGCGTCAACCGCCCGGACGTGCTGCAACGGTCGGGCTCCTACCCCCCGCCGCCGGGCGCCTCGCCCTATCTGGGCCTGGAGGTGTCGGGCACCATCGTGGCTGCCGGCCCCGACGTGCAGGCCTGGAAGGTGGGCGACCAGGTCTGCGCGCTGACGCCGGGCGGCGGCTACGCCCAGTACTGCCTTGCCGACGAACGCCACTGCCTGCCGGTTCCGCACGGGATGGACCTGCTGACGGCCGCGGCGATTCCCGAGAACTATTTCACGGTGTGGACCAACGTGTTCGACCGCGCGCGCCTGGCCGCGGGCGAGAAATTCCTGGTCCACGGCGGCTCCAGCGGCATCGGCCTGACGGCCATTCAGCTGGCGCGCGCCTTTGGCGCAGAGGTCTGGACCACCGTCGGCAACGCGCAAAAGGCGGATGCCTGCCGCAAGGCCGGCGCGCACCACGCGGTGCTGTACCGCGACACGGACTTCGAATCCGCCGTGCGCGAGGGCACCGGCGGCGCGGGCGTCAACGTGATCCTGGACATGGTGGGCGGGGCCTACATCAACAGGAACCTGCGGCTGCTGGCCCTGAACGGCCGGCTGGTGCAGATCGCCTTCCTGGAGGGCAGCAAGGCCGAGATCGACGCATTGCCCATCATGACCAAGCGCCTGCAGTTCACCGGATCGACGCTGCGCCCGCGCTCCGACGAGGACAAGGGCGCCATCGCGCAATCGCTCGTGGAAAAGGTGCTGCCGCTCATGGCGCAGGGAAAGTGCCTGCCCCTGATCCACGAAGTCTTCCCGCTGGCCGAGGCTGCGCGCGCGCACGCGCTCATGGAAAGCAGCAGGCACATCGGCAAGATCATGCTGCAGGTGCGGCCATGA
- a CDS encoding ATP-binding cassette domain-containing protein codes for MFPDFRHPKSYVSLILLIVMFLVPVVMGTPFWTNLFVLLFVFSALSVAWNIVGGYAGQLSLGHAVFYGIGGYTATLLTQNFGISPWIGMFAGAAISAAVAILISYPTLRLRGPFFALATIAILEVVRLLVIHEESWTGGSSGISLPLNIGWAWIVFREKINYVIIAFGLFVVVTWVSWYIRKSRIGHYLIAIREREDAALAVGIHTVRVKIIAAVVSAVLTSIIGTFHITYLTFVDPSSAFSLELSIQVAMFALIGGLGTVSGPIAGTFLVLPIAELARGWLSSVGNGMHGLIYGLILVAVVLTIPRGLAGAFGPFVERLLARLPYLGTPRPKLKLADEIRIRNATRTDRPVLKAEGLFKSFGGLRATNDVSLTLNQHEILGMIGPNGAGKTTVFNLLSGFLSPDKGDISMLDAKDNWVVCRTPDAFAHQGLGRTFQIAKPFTGLTVLENIMLGAFIHTSDRDEAEQIALKVAEQTDLVKYLNTEARSLTVGGMKRLEVARALAIKPRILLLDEVMAGLNPTDIEKSIQMIRRIRDSGVSVLLIEHMMQATMALSDRIIVLNEGGVLVSGAPKDVVENPAVIEAYLGKEFQDA; via the coding sequence GTGTTTCCCGACTTTCGACACCCCAAATCCTACGTCAGCCTCATCCTGCTGATCGTGATGTTCCTTGTGCCCGTCGTCATGGGCACCCCTTTCTGGACCAACCTCTTCGTCCTGCTGTTCGTGTTTTCCGCGCTGTCGGTCGCGTGGAACATCGTGGGGGGCTATGCGGGCCAGCTTTCCCTGGGACACGCCGTGTTCTACGGGATCGGCGGCTACACGGCCACCCTGCTGACGCAGAACTTCGGCATCTCGCCATGGATCGGCATGTTCGCCGGCGCCGCCATTTCCGCGGCGGTCGCCATCCTGATCAGCTATCCCACGCTGCGGCTGCGCGGCCCCTTCTTCGCGCTGGCGACCATCGCCATCCTCGAGGTGGTACGCCTGCTGGTCATCCACGAGGAAAGCTGGACCGGCGGATCGAGCGGCATCAGCCTGCCCTTGAACATCGGTTGGGCGTGGATCGTGTTCCGCGAAAAGATCAACTACGTGATCATTGCGTTTGGCCTCTTCGTGGTGGTGACCTGGGTCTCGTGGTACATCCGCAAGTCGCGCATCGGGCACTACCTGATCGCAATCCGCGAACGCGAGGACGCGGCGCTTGCGGTCGGCATCCACACCGTGCGGGTCAAGATCATCGCGGCCGTCGTCTCGGCCGTGCTGACCAGCATCATCGGCACCTTCCACATCACCTACCTGACCTTCGTCGACCCCAGCTCCGCGTTCTCGCTCGAATTGTCCATCCAGGTGGCGATGTTCGCGCTGATCGGCGGACTTGGCACCGTGTCCGGCCCCATCGCCGGGACCTTCCTGGTGCTGCCCATCGCGGAACTCGCGCGCGGCTGGCTCAGCAGCGTGGGCAACGGCATGCATGGCCTGATCTACGGCCTGATCCTGGTGGCCGTGGTGCTGACCATTCCGCGCGGGCTGGCCGGCGCGTTCGGTCCCTTCGTCGAGCGCCTGTTGGCCAGGCTGCCTTACCTGGGCACACCCCGCCCCAAGCTCAAGCTCGCCGACGAGATCCGCATCCGCAACGCGACCCGCACCGACCGGCCCGTGCTGAAGGCCGAAGGCCTGTTCAAGAGCTTTGGCGGCCTGCGCGCCACCAACGATGTGTCGCTGACGCTCAACCAGCACGAGATCCTGGGCATGATCGGGCCGAACGGCGCGGGCAAGACCACGGTGTTCAACCTGCTGTCGGGCTTCCTGTCGCCGGACAAGGGCGATATCTCGATGCTGGATGCCAAGGACAACTGGGTCGTTTGCCGGACGCCCGACGCCTTTGCGCACCAGGGGCTGGGGCGCACTTTCCAGATCGCCAAGCCGTTCACAGGCCTGACGGTGCTTGAGAACATCATGCTGGGCGCTTTCATCCACACGTCCGACCGGGACGAGGCCGAACAGATCGCGCTCAAGGTCGCCGAACAGACCGACCTGGTGAAGTACCTGAACACCGAGGCGCGCAGCCTCACCGTGGGCGGCATGAAGCGCCTGGAGGTGGCGCGCGCGCTGGCCATCAAGCCGCGCATCCTGCTGCTGGACGAGGTGATGGCGGGCCTGAACCCCACCGACATCGAAAAATCCATCCAGATGATCCGGCGCATCCGCGATTCGGGCGTATCGGTGCTGCTGATCGAACACATGATGCAGGCGACGATGGCGCTGTCGGATCGCATCATCGTCCTGAACGAAGGCGGCGTGCTGGTCAGCGGCGCCCCGAAGGACGTGGTCGAGAACCCCGCCGTCATCGAAGCCTATCTGGGCAAGGAGTTTCAAGATGCTTAA
- a CDS encoding ABC transporter ATP-binding protein → MLKVSNLTSGYGKSQVLNGLDFEVNAGEIVTLIGANGAGKTTTLKTLCGVIPATQGKVEFEGQDLTNREPYDIVDAGITMIPEGRQLFPHFTVRDNLLMGSYKRAARPIVERKLEEVLRIFPRVKERMSQYAGSLSGGEQQMVAIARGMMSDPKLLVFDEPSLGLSPLLVQQMFDIIRDVTAHGVTVLLVEQNVFRTLRLADRGYVLENGAIVRTGTGEELLSDPHVKKAYLGH, encoded by the coding sequence ATGCTTAAGGTGTCGAACCTGACCTCGGGCTATGGCAAGAGCCAGGTGCTCAACGGCCTGGATTTCGAGGTGAACGCGGGCGAGATCGTTACGCTGATCGGCGCCAATGGCGCGGGCAAGACGACCACGCTCAAGACGCTGTGCGGCGTGATCCCCGCCACGCAGGGCAAGGTGGAATTCGAAGGCCAGGACCTGACCAACCGCGAGCCCTACGACATCGTGGACGCCGGGATCACCATGATCCCCGAGGGCCGCCAGCTGTTTCCCCACTTCACCGTGCGCGACAACCTGCTGATGGGCTCGTACAAGCGCGCGGCGCGGCCCATCGTCGAGCGCAAGCTTGAAGAGGTGCTGCGCATCTTTCCGCGCGTCAAGGAGCGCATGAGCCAGTACGCCGGATCGCTGTCGGGCGGCGAACAGCAGATGGTGGCGATCGCGCGCGGCATGATGTCCGACCCCAAGCTGCTCGTGTTCGACGAGCCCTCGCTTGGCCTGTCGCCGCTGCTGGTGCAGCAGATGTTCGACATCATCCGCGACGTCACCGCGCATGGCGTCACGGTGCTGCTGGTCGAGCAGAACGTCTTTCGCACGCTGCGGCTGGCGGATCGCGGCTATGTGCTTGAAAACGGCGCCATCGTGCGCACGGGCACGGGCGAGGAGCTGCTCAGCGATCCCCATGTCAAGAAGGCCTACCTGGGCCACTGA
- a CDS encoding SDR family oxidoreductase, whose translation MFEEVDFTGKKVLITAGADGLGLEMAKVFHRAGAAVFVCDVNEARLAALPAELPGVKVARADVSDEASVEQLFAGVKEALGGLDILVNNAGVAGPTGYVETLSKADWDRTLAVNITGQFLCARQAIPLLKESKAGVMINLSSAAGHLGFAGRSVYSASKWAVIGFTKSLAIELGGYGIRVNAILPGAVEGPRIRAVIAAKAETLGRPVQEIAAQYENQAVLGRMVTARDIANMVLFNASEAARSVTGQAIVVDGFTQKLY comes from the coding sequence ATGTTCGAGGAAGTTGATTTCACCGGCAAGAAGGTGCTGATCACCGCAGGCGCGGACGGGTTGGGGCTGGAAATGGCCAAGGTCTTTCACCGCGCCGGCGCCGCCGTTTTCGTGTGCGACGTCAATGAAGCGCGTCTTGCCGCCTTGCCCGCCGAACTGCCCGGCGTGAAGGTGGCGCGGGCGGACGTGTCCGACGAGGCCAGCGTTGAACAGCTCTTTGCCGGGGTGAAGGAAGCGCTGGGCGGGCTGGACATCCTGGTCAACAACGCGGGCGTCGCGGGCCCGACCGGCTACGTCGAAACCCTGTCCAAGGCCGATTGGGACCGCACGCTCGCCGTCAACATCACGGGCCAGTTCCTGTGCGCCCGCCAGGCCATCCCGCTGCTCAAGGAATCGAAGGCCGGCGTGATGATCAACCTGTCCTCGGCCGCGGGCCATCTCGGGTTCGCCGGACGGTCGGTGTATTCGGCTTCCAAGTGGGCGGTGATCGGCTTCACGAAGTCCCTGGCCATCGAGCTGGGCGGCTACGGCATCCGCGTCAACGCCATCCTGCCGGGCGCCGTCGAAGGGCCACGCATCCGCGCCGTCATCGCGGCCAAGGCCGAAACGTTGGGACGCCCGGTCCAAGAGATCGCGGCCCAGTACGAGAACCAGGCCGTGCTGGGGCGCATGGTCACCGCGCGCGACATCGCCAACATGGTGTTGTTCAACGCCAGCGAGGCCGCCCGCAGCGTGACGGGCCAGGCCATCGTGGTCGATGGCTTCACGCAGAAGCTCTACTGA
- a CDS encoding branched-chain amino acid ABC transporter permease, which yields MELFIQLVINGLLLGGAYTIISLGLTLIFGVVRVVNFAHGEFLMIGMYMVYLIAAQFGVHPYAGLIPVAVILFALGALTQKGIIQPLLHADQHIQIFATVGVSTILLNLALVIFGANVYRAPVELGTNAIDVGPYSMVTGQLVTFVIGLTLAVLLHLFMHRTYLGRALRAVAQHRYAATLMGVNVNNVYAIAFGLGTAFVGIAAGLLAPQYPVFPTVGTYFVLTAFVIVVLGGLGSLYGAVAGSMIIGIVDTLAGFYIAPDLKEVVYFGIFLLILVLKPNGLFGVGTE from the coding sequence ATGGAATTATTCATTCAACTGGTCATCAATGGCCTGTTGCTGGGCGGCGCATACACCATCATCAGCCTGGGGTTGACGCTGATTTTCGGCGTCGTGCGCGTCGTGAACTTCGCGCATGGCGAATTCCTGATGATAGGCATGTACATGGTCTATCTGATCGCGGCGCAGTTCGGCGTCCATCCCTACGCGGGGCTGATCCCAGTGGCGGTCATCCTGTTCGCGCTGGGCGCGCTGACCCAGAAGGGCATCATCCAGCCGCTGCTGCATGCGGACCAGCACATCCAGATTTTCGCCACGGTGGGTGTGTCCACCATTCTCCTGAACCTCGCGCTGGTGATCTTCGGCGCCAACGTCTATCGCGCGCCGGTCGAACTGGGCACCAACGCCATCGACGTGGGCCCTTACTCGATGGTCACGGGCCAGCTCGTCACCTTCGTGATCGGCCTGACGCTGGCCGTGCTGCTGCACCTATTCATGCACCGCACCTACCTGGGCCGCGCGCTGCGCGCCGTGGCCCAGCACCGCTATGCGGCCACCCTGATGGGCGTGAACGTCAACAACGTCTACGCCATCGCCTTCGGCCTGGGCACGGCGTTCGTCGGCATCGCCGCGGGCCTGCTGGCCCCGCAGTACCCCGTGTTTCCCACGGTGGGCACCTACTTCGTGCTGACGGCCTTCGTGATTGTCGTGCTGGGCGGCCTGGGCAGCCTGTACGGCGCCGTCGCCGGCTCCATGATCATCGGCATCGTCGATACGCTGGCGGGCTTCTACATCGCGCCCGACCTGAAGGAGGTTGTCTATTTCGGGATCTTCCTCTTGATCCTTGTCCTGAAGCCGAACGGCCTGTTCGGCGTCGGTACCGAGTGA
- a CDS encoding thiopurine S-methyltransferase, whose protein sequence is MDAEFWLERWREGRTHFHQSRVTPLLQKYWPTLGVPKGGKVLVPLCGKSLDMVWLAAQGHQVLGAELSQLAVEQFFAENELRPVTHDSAYGTHYVAGNIEIVCGDIFKMDAQVLSHCVGVYDRAALVALPLAMRADYVRHVYGQLAPSYRGLLITLDYPQDEMAGPPFSVVDSEVQAIFADVSPAVIIDRRDILDKEPKFQSAGVSRLDTVVYRLGVQD, encoded by the coding sequence ATGGACGCAGAATTCTGGCTGGAACGGTGGCGCGAAGGGCGCACGCATTTTCATCAGTCGCGGGTAACGCCCCTCTTGCAGAAATACTGGCCGACGCTGGGCGTGCCCAAGGGCGGCAAGGTGCTGGTCCCGCTTTGCGGCAAATCGCTGGACATGGTGTGGCTGGCGGCGCAGGGCCATCAGGTGCTGGGGGCCGAGCTGTCGCAGCTCGCGGTCGAACAGTTCTTCGCCGAAAACGAGCTTCGTCCCGTCACGCACGACTCCGCATACGGCACCCATTACGTGGCCGGCAATATCGAGATCGTCTGCGGCGACATCTTCAAGATGGACGCCCAGGTGCTGTCGCATTGCGTGGGCGTGTACGACCGCGCGGCGCTGGTCGCGCTGCCGCTGGCCATGCGCGCGGATTACGTGCGCCACGTCTACGGCCAGTTGGCGCCGTCCTATCGCGGCCTGCTGATCACCCTGGACTACCCGCAGGACGAAATGGCCGGCCCGCCGTTTTCGGTGGTGGACAGCGAAGTGCAGGCGATCTTCGCGGATGTGTCGCCCGCCGTCATCATCGACCGCCGCGACATCCTGGACAAGGAGCCCAAGTTCCAGTCAGCCGGCGTGAGCCGCCTGGATACGGTGGTCTACCGCCTCGGCGTGCAGGACTGA
- a CDS encoding 3-hydroxyacyl-CoA dehydrogenase: protein MEAATAARRAAIIGTGLIGQGWAIVFARMGWEVRLYDVNAAMLAEARALILQQLRELETQGLLAGADAIVDRVQTAASLQEALAGADYIQENSPEQVQTKRQLFSELDALAEPHAIIGSSTSSIPASQFTEHLAGRHRCLVAHPVNPPYLIPVVELCPAPWTSPEALARAREVMTSIGQKPVLVRQEIEGFILNRLQGALLHEAFRLASQGIASAEDIDTTVKDGLGLRWAFMGPFETIDLNAPGGIADYCQRYGDLYQSIGATQGECVAWEGALVDTLSDERRSLLPAEDLPARRFWRDDMLMRLMRHKQSNGDNHG from the coding sequence ATGGAGGCCGCCACCGCGGCGCGGCGCGCCGCCATCATCGGAACCGGCCTGATCGGCCAGGGCTGGGCCATCGTCTTTGCGCGCATGGGCTGGGAAGTGCGGCTGTACGACGTCAACGCCGCCATGCTGGCCGAGGCGCGCGCCCTGATCCTGCAACAGTTGCGGGAACTGGAAACGCAGGGCCTGCTGGCAGGCGCGGACGCCATCGTCGACCGCGTGCAGACGGCAGCCAGCCTGCAGGAAGCCCTGGCGGGCGCCGACTACATCCAGGAAAACTCCCCGGAACAGGTGCAGACCAAGCGCCAGCTCTTTTCCGAACTGGATGCCCTGGCCGAGCCCCACGCCATCATCGGCAGTTCCACGTCCAGCATTCCGGCCAGCCAGTTCACCGAACATCTGGCGGGCAGGCACCGCTGCCTCGTGGCCCATCCGGTCAATCCGCCTTACCTGATCCCGGTCGTCGAGCTGTGCCCGGCGCCCTGGACCAGCCCCGAAGCGCTGGCGCGCGCGCGCGAGGTCATGACCAGCATCGGTCAGAAGCCCGTGCTGGTCCGCCAAGAGATCGAAGGCTTCATCCTGAATCGCCTGCAGGGCGCCTTGCTGCACGAGGCCTTCCGGCTTGCCAGCCAGGGCATCGCCAGCGCCGAGGACATCGACACTACCGTCAAGGACGGACTGGGCTTGCGCTGGGCCTTCATGGGCCCGTTTGAAACCATAGACCTCAATGCGCCGGGCGGCATTGCCGACTACTGCCAGCGCTACGGCGACCTCTACCAGTCCATCGGCGCCACGCAAGGCGAATGCGTGGCCTGGGAGGGGGCGCTGGTCGACACCCTGTCCGACGAGCGGCGCAGCCTGCTGCCCGCCGAGGATCTGCCCGCGCGCCGCTTCTGGCGCGACGACATGCTGATGCGCCTGATGCGTCACAAACAAAGCAACGGAGACAACCATGGCTAA
- a CDS encoding SDR family NAD(P)-dependent oxidoreductase, which produces MGARFTDQTVIVTGAVGGIGGAIVQAFLAEGARVGLIDFNAQGGQAVESALRKRGHDVCFVPADVAHFDQCQAAYERITQQLGAATVLVNNVGISPKTNGRALKVWEMPPAEWNNVVSVNLNSVFYMTHLATPHMVRARQGRVINMSSVAGKAYCDIVAAHYAATKAGLIGLTRHWAAELGEHQVTVNALAPGRISTPLLKSVPQEINDAVAAVTALRRLGTPEEVADACLFFASDQARFVTGQVLDVAGGWLMT; this is translated from the coding sequence ATGGGTGCGCGCTTTACGGACCAGACCGTCATCGTCACGGGCGCGGTGGGCGGTATCGGCGGGGCCATCGTCCAGGCCTTCCTGGCCGAGGGCGCCCGCGTCGGCCTCATCGATTTCAACGCGCAAGGCGGCCAGGCCGTTGAAAGCGCGCTGCGCAAACGCGGCCACGACGTGTGCTTCGTGCCCGCCGACGTCGCGCATTTCGACCAATGCCAGGCCGCCTACGAGCGCATCACGCAGCAACTGGGCGCCGCGACCGTCCTGGTGAACAACGTCGGCATCTCGCCCAAGACGAACGGCCGCGCGCTGAAGGTCTGGGAAATGCCGCCCGCCGAATGGAACAACGTCGTCTCGGTCAACCTGAACAGCGTGTTCTACATGACCCACCTGGCCACGCCGCACATGGTGCGGGCGCGGCAAGGGCGGGTGATCAACATGTCGTCGGTGGCGGGCAAGGCGTATTGCGACATCGTGGCCGCGCATTACGCCGCCACCAAGGCGGGGCTGATCGGGCTGACGCGCCATTGGGCCGCCGAACTCGGCGAACATCAGGTCACGGTGAACGCCCTGGCGCCCGGGCGGATCAGCACGCCCTTGCTGAAAAGCGTGCCGCAGGAGATCAATGACGCCGTGGCCGCCGTGACCGCGCTGCGGCGGCTGGGCACGCCCGAGGAAGTGGCCGACGCCTGCCTGTTCTTCGCATCGGATCAGGCCCGCTTCGTGACCGGCCAGGTCCTGGACGTGGCCGGCGGCTGGCTCATGACCTAG
- a CDS encoding ABC transporter substrate-binding protein, whose amino-acid sequence MFKFNKIVLALGVCGALASGTAAADMKVGALFPFSGALALLGQESYRGLELAVNEINAAGGVNGEKIEIVKADAVDPTQAVSETKRLISANVVGVFGSYASGISYAASPVTELAGVPYFELGATAHKITTRGYQYLFRSNPNTALYGVSVVNALHETIAPGMGLNPKDIRIGIIHEDGPYGTDVAATEKKRAQELGYNVVEVLPYSAKTVDLSSLILRLKGAKADVVLQTAYQNDAILFFSQARAAGFKPKVVIGAGGGYSLADTAKAVGADMNGVFDLDFPQASINPAGAPGLDKFLQAYRSTYKSDPQSGHSLTNYVGAKAFFEAIGNAKSTDKDKIRAAVLAYKKPAGQTANGWGFDFGEDGQNNASTFYVMQWQDGKLVTIGPENLALGKPIFKK is encoded by the coding sequence GTGTTCAAGTTCAACAAAATTGTTTTGGCGCTGGGCGTGTGCGGCGCCCTGGCAAGCGGCACCGCAGCGGCCGACATGAAGGTGGGCGCCCTCTTCCCGTTCAGCGGCGCGCTTGCGCTGCTTGGCCAGGAAAGCTACCGCGGCCTGGAACTGGCCGTGAACGAAATCAACGCCGCAGGCGGCGTCAACGGCGAGAAGATCGAAATCGTCAAGGCCGACGCCGTGGATCCCACGCAGGCCGTGTCGGAGACCAAGCGCCTCATTTCCGCCAACGTGGTCGGCGTGTTCGGCAGCTACGCTTCGGGCATCTCGTATGCGGCCTCGCCCGTCACCGAGCTGGCCGGGGTGCCCTACTTCGAACTGGGCGCCACCGCCCACAAGATCACCACGCGCGGCTACCAGTACCTGTTCCGCAGCAACCCCAACACCGCGCTGTACGGCGTTTCCGTCGTGAATGCGCTCCACGAAACCATCGCTCCCGGCATGGGCCTGAATCCCAAGGACATCCGGATCGGCATCATCCACGAGGACGGCCCCTACGGCACCGACGTCGCGGCCACCGAAAAGAAGCGTGCGCAGGAACTGGGCTACAACGTGGTCGAAGTCCTGCCGTATTCGGCCAAGACGGTCGACCTGTCATCGCTGATCCTGCGGCTCAAGGGCGCGAAGGCCGACGTGGTGCTGCAGACGGCCTATCAGAACGACGCCATCCTCTTCTTCAGCCAGGCGCGCGCGGCGGGCTTCAAGCCCAAGGTCGTGATCGGGGCGGGCGGCGGCTACTCGCTGGCCGATACCGCCAAGGCCGTGGGCGCCGACATGAACGGGGTGTTCGACCTGGACTTCCCGCAGGCGTCCATCAATCCGGCCGGCGCCCCCGGCCTGGACAAGTTCCTGCAGGCCTACCGCAGCACCTACAAGAGCGATCCCCAGTCCGGCCACAGCCTGACCAACTACGTTGGCGCCAAGGCGTTCTTTGAAGCCATCGGCAACGCCAAGTCCACCGACAAGGACAAGATCCGCGCCGCGGTGCTGGCCTACAAGAAGCCCGCCGGCCAGACGGCCAACGGCTGGGGCTTCGACTTCGGCGAAGACGGGCAGAACAATGCGTCCACGTTCTACGTGATGCAGTGGCAGGACGGCAAGCTCGTCACCATCGGCCCGGAAAACCTCGCTCTCGGCAAGCCCATCTTCAAGAAATAG
- a CDS encoding lysozyme inhibitor LprI family protein: MNRLVRAPALCFALCVGLCLGLGIGLGSPAAWAAGRPSFDCAKARSPVEKAICADGALADQDASIGNRFGKARKSFDAATAKALTEDQRWFVQVRDEAYASPPGNGTPQKELADRLKYRDDFLASLVFKRRQGFEGDWENLAGGISIRKQPDGRLSFDGSAAHPENGRWVCDVRGVGAVKGGALVVETIDAEGWTLTLVRKGAGLALAERAPAGAEDAAGRPYCGLNGALGGVYFPVSRP; encoded by the coding sequence ATGAATCGCCTGGTGCGCGCGCCGGCCCTGTGCTTTGCGCTGTGCGTTGGGCTGTGCTTGGGGCTGGGCATTGGGCTGGGCAGTCCCGCGGCCTGGGCGGCCGGCCGGCCCTCGTTCGATTGCGCGAAGGCCCGGAGCCCGGTCGAAAAGGCGATCTGCGCGGACGGCGCGTTGGCCGACCAGGACGCCAGCATCGGGAACCGCTTCGGCAAGGCGCGTAAATCCTTCGATGCGGCGACCGCCAAGGCGCTCACCGAAGACCAGCGCTGGTTCGTGCAGGTCCGGGACGAGGCCTATGCGTCTCCCCCCGGCAACGGCACGCCGCAAAAGGAACTGGCCGACCGGCTGAAGTACCGCGACGACTTCCTCGCCTCCCTGGTGTTCAAGCGGCGCCAGGGCTTCGAAGGGGATTGGGAGAATCTCGCGGGCGGCATCTCGATCCGCAAGCAGCCCGACGGCCGCTTGTCATTCGACGGCTCCGCGGCGCACCCGGAAAACGGGCGCTGGGTGTGCGATGTCCGGGGCGTGGGCGCCGTCAAGGGCGGCGCGCTGGTGGTCGAAACAATCGACGCCGAAGGCTGGACCTTGACCCTGGTCCGCAAGGGGGCGGGCCTGGCGCTGGCCGAACGCGCGCCGGCCGGCGCCGAGGACGCGGCGGGACGGCCGTATTGCGGGCTAAACGGCGCCCTGGGCGGCGTGTACTTTCCCGTCTCCAGGCCTTGA